From the genome of Schaalia odontolytica:
CGGGGTGTCTCAGGCGGACAGCTTGGCGCGGCCCTTGCGGCGGCGGGCAGCCAGAATGGCGCGGCCGGCGCGGGTCGACATGCGCAGACGGAAGCCGTGCGTCTTGGAACGACGACGGTTGTTGGGCTGGTAGGTCCGCTTGGTGGTCACGGCAATTCTCCTCGGCGGGGAGTGGTTTCCCACTCGGTATCGGTTGGGCTATCGACACGTAAGCACGCGCGATAGCGGGGACGCACGCCCGAAATGGGCGCAAACAAAGACCAAGACTAAGCGGATTGGGGCCACACGTCAACGCGGCAGCGTTACCCACCGCGTCACACACAGTATCCACAACTGTGCAAATCGCTGTGGATCTCATCCGTCCACAGAGGGTGGACGACGACAGTTATCCACAGGCTGTGCGTATTTTTGCTTTCCGCACGCTGCTGCGGACCCAAAGTTGTAACTACAAAGCTGTGATTCTGTGATAGTTCTCCACAGCTTCATCCCCAGTCTGTGCATAACATGTGCGCGGACTACACTGCGACAATGTACGAGCGTCACGCACATCACCGAGAAGTCGTGACCGAACTCACCAGTATTTGTGACCGGAGGTTGCC
Proteins encoded in this window:
- the rpmH gene encoding 50S ribosomal protein L34; translated protein: MTTKRTYQPNNRRRSKTHGFRLRMSTRAGRAILAARRRKGRAKLSA